The Arachis hypogaea cultivar Tifrunner chromosome 16, arahy.Tifrunner.gnm2.J5K5, whole genome shotgun sequence genome contains a region encoding:
- the LOC140180134 gene encoding uncharacterized protein, protein MVITARVGTGLVKRILVDTGADSNIMFRNVFDALGLKDANLQTHQHSVVGLGDHFIKPDGIITLPISLGQGQGRRTVMAEFVILQDSTAYNIILGRKTINDLGGVISTRMLVMKFITEEGSIGSVRGDLETAVACDNACLSLRKKSKEASGIFLADLDVRVDDKPRPEPEGDLEKFRVGNSEEKFTFVNRNLPHELKGPLMEMIRANGDLFAWTPVDMPGIDYGLMSHHLAIRPEAKPVAQRRRKMSQERAEEVARQTAGLLEAGFIRELDYSTRLSNVVLIPMHRPDEDKMAFITPGGTYGYRVMPFGLKNAGATYQRLMNKIFSNLIGKTVEVYVDDILAKTTRPDDLISDLENMFTSLRQHGMRLNPLKCGFAMEARKFLGFMITQRGVEANPEKYQAIL, encoded by the exons ATGGTCATAACGGCCAGGGTAGGAACTGGTCTCGTCAAACGAATCCTTGTAGATACGGGGGcagactcaaacatcatgttccgcaatGTGTTCGATGCTTTGGGCCTAAAGGACGCCAACCTACAGACACACCAGCACAGTGTCGTAGGGCTCGGCGACCATTTCATCAAGCCAGATGGCATAATCACCCTGCCGATCTCATTGGGACAAGGCCAGGGGAGAAGAACGGTAATGGCCGAATTTGTGATCCTACAGGACTCCAccgcctacaacatcatcctggggagaaagACAATCAACGACCTAGGAGGAGTCATCAGCACGAGGATGTTAGTAATGAAGTTCATAACTGAAGAAGGGTCAATAGGATCTGTGAGAGGAGACctggaaacggcagtcgcttgcgacaacgCCTGTCTCTCGTTAAGAAAAAAGTCTAAAGAGGCATCGGGGATATTTCTCGCCGACTTGGATGTCAGAGTTGATGACAAACCAAGACCCGAACCCGAAGGGGACCTGGAGAAGTTTAGGGTCGGGAACTCGGAGGAAAAATTCACGTTCGTCAATAGGAACCTCCCCCATGAGTTAAAAGGACCTTTGATGGAAATGATCAGAGCCAATGGCGATTTGTTCGCCTGGACACCTgtcgacatgccgggcatagactaTGGCCTCATGTCGCACCACCTAGCCATCAGACCGGAAGCCAAACCAGTAGCCCAAAGAAGGAGGAAAATGTCTCAGGAAAGAGCAGAGGAAGTGGCCAGACAGACGGCCGGCCTCCTCGAAGCGGGGTTCATCCGGGAGCTGGACTATTCGACCAGGCTatcaaacgtggtcctg ataccgatgcaccggccaGACGAGGATAAAATGGCGTTCATTACGCCAGGGGGGACCTACGGCTACAGGGTGATGCCGTTTGGCCTGAAGAACGCGGGGGCAACGTACCAGAGACTGATGAACAAAATATTCTCCAACCTCATCGGCAAGACGGTGGAAGTTTACGTGGATGATATCCTCGCAAAGACCACCCGCCCTGACGATCTCATAAGCGACCTGGAAAACATGTTCACATCCctccgacaacacggcatgaggctcaacccgcttAAGTGCGGCTTTGCCATGGAGGCCAGAaagttcctgggattcatgataACCCAGAGGGGAGTGGAGGCCAACCCTGAAAAGTACCAAGCAATACTCTAG
- the LOC112757151 gene encoding uncharacterized protein, whose translation MGATPFHHSILEVRLPKHFYKPTDMRYDGTQDPLEHLMAFEAKMNLEGVGDKVRCRTFPITLAGPAIWWFNNLPQGSVTGFADISHAFLAQFMTRIAKAKHPINLLRVTQRPDESTRKYLDRFNDECLEINGLTDSVTSLCLTNGLLNEDFRKHLTTKPVWSMQEIQCVAKEYINDEEVSRVVAANKRQPSHNQDRHRRSREGQKEHARDGGPSKAPRPFPRVRKFTNYTLLTAPIMEVYQQIAEKGILLKPRPLKEQTGKNRSLYCDYHKGYGHKTQDCFDLKDALEQAIRDGKLAKFSHLIREPRRRNRDHDGEDRTRAPKRRQEPEDDDWGLTIVNVVTARNAAPTSRSAHRKDAKSPGGLLILYAKH comes from the coding sequence ATGGGGGCGACCCCGTTTCATCATTCCATACTCGAGGTCCGGCTGCCAAAACATTTTTACAAGCCAACAGACATGAGGTACGACGGAACGCAAGACCCACTGGAACATCTCATGGCCTTTGAGGCCAAAATGAACCTTGAGGGAGTGGGAGACAAAGTAAGGTGCCGCACCTTCCCGATAACCCTAGCGGGACCTGCAATATGGTGGTTCAATAACCTCCCGCAGGGCTCGGTGACCGGCTTCGCAGACATCAGCCATGCCTTCTTAGCCCAATTCATGACCAGAATTGCAAAGGCGAAGCACCCAATCAACCTGCTCAGGGTGACTCAGCGACCTGACGAGTCGACCAGGAAATACCTAGACAGATTCAACGATGAGTGCCTGGAAATCAACGGGCTGACGGACTCAGTCACAAGTTTATGCTTGACGAATGGACTCCTGAACGAGGACTTCAGAAAGCACCTTACCACGAAACCAGTGTGGAGTATGCAGGAAATCCAATGTGTGGCCAAGGAGTACATCAACGACGAAGAAGTGAGCCGAGTCGTGgccgccaacaaacggcagcCCTCTCACAACCAAGACCGGCACCGCAGAAGCAGAGAAGGACAAAAGGAACATGCCAGAGACGGCGGCCCGAGCAAGGCACCCAGACCATTTCCTCGTGTCAGGAAGTTCACCAACTACACTCTCCTCACCGCGCCGATCATGGAAGTTTATCAACAAATTGCCGAAAAAGGGATCTTGTTGAAGCCCCGACCACTGAAGGAACAAACAGGGAAAAACCGAAGCCTCTACTGTGATTATCACAAGGGCTATGGGCATAAAACCCAAGACTGCTTTGATCTAAAGGATGCACTAGAGCAGGCCATCAGGGATGGAAAGCTAGCCAAATTTTCCCACCTTATTAGGGAGCCGAGGCGACGGAATCGCGACCACGACGGTGAGGATAGGACTCGGGCACCGAAGCGACGCCAAGAACCGGAGGACGACGATTGGGGCCTCACCATAGTGAACGTGGTAACAGCTAGGAATGCAGCACCCACGTCAAGGTCGGCACACAGGAAAGACGCCAAAAGTCCTGGCGGTCTCCTCATCCTCTACGCGAAGCACTAG